GACCAGATCTCGATCAGAGAGTCGAATGTTGATACGCCGATCCTTCTTGAGAGATTTCTCGGTGGCGGAATGCAGCTGCTCCAGAAGTTTCTTGTCTGGTTTGGCCAACAATATCTCACCGCGCTTAAAGAGTGCCTCGATTTCTTTTTCTACTTTATCAAGCTTCATAACTTCTCTCCCCCCCCCCTGCGTTCTCCACGACTCTGAGGTTGATTGTCCCCTTGGCGGGGTTCAAAAAGTTTCCTATCGTGGCCCTTCGAAAATGCAGCGGGAGGTGGGGGTTTCGTGGAGGGTGATGCGGGTGAGGCCGGGGAGCTGGGGTTTGAGACGGTTCCAGAGCCATTGGGAAATATTCTCGAAGGTGGGATTTTCGAGGCCGGGAATGTCATTGAGATAACGGTGGTCGAGCTGGCCATCAATGATGGGTTTGGCAATCGCGGAGAGTTCCGAGTGGTCCATGAACCAGCCACTCACCGGGTCGATCTCGCCTTCGATCATGATCTGGGCCTTATAACTATGTCCGTGGAGTCTCGCGCATTTGTGTTCGGGCGGGACATTCGGCAGTTTATGGGCGGCTTCAAAGAAAAAGTCTTTTTCGAGTTTAATTTTCATAGAGGGGAGAGAGAGTGTGATAGTTATTGGTGTCTGGTAATTAGTATAGGGTTAAAGGTAATCTGTGCCCTCTGTGGATTCTTTTTGAACCCCTTTAGTGTGGAGCTCCCGCGAGACCATTGCTTGGCCTGATAATCAGGCTGTGGGGGCATAGAAGCTCCGCCCTCCAGAGGTTTAAAGTGTTGATAATGATCATCTTCCATGAATCGTTTTTTAAAAATCATCTGTGTATATCTGTGCCCTCTGTGGATTCTTCGCGTTCGACCCAGGTGACTAGATCGGCGAGATTTGGGCGTCCGTCATGGAGCCAGAAAAGCGGAGGGCTCTGCATGGTCCCGAGTTCACAATAACGCAGTGCGCCGAGTGTCAGCGCAAATTGTTCCGGTAACCCGGCGAGCGGGGCGACCCCGATGGTCGATAGGTAAGGGCGGTAAAGGGCGGTGGCCTCGACGACTTCGGAGAGTTTGCGGAAGGGTTTGATAAAAAGCACCCGATTCAGGCAAGACGTCGCAAATTGTTTTTCATCCTCATATATGACAGTCCAGAAGTCATCCCCCTCCGATTGCCAGATTTTCACCCGTGGATCATTGGCACTGCGGAAGGTGTAGCTACTCCGCAAATGCATCAGTTCCGATTGTTCCTCCAATGACCGCTCAAAGCTCACCCCATAATGACGGCAAAGGTCTGGGTTTACATCTGAGTCAGCAGAATCTTCAGAAATGAATTTAGGGGCCGAGGCTTGTATTTTAAATAACTCCAGCTCCTGAGCAATTTGCGCGGCGAATCCAGTCGGGCTGACGGGGCCGCCTTCCTGCACATAAATATCGTGCGGGGAGAGACAGCCTTGTTGGTCATAAATAGCTGTGTCCCAAGCGATTCTCTTAGCCGTCTCGGGAGTGATTCCTTCTTGCAAAACAATTCCGAAACTAAGCCGGTGGCCATAAGTAATGAATTTCTGGTTCCAGCCTACCTTCCGGCGTAATTTGCCACAGGTCTCGTCTGAACCATAGACAATAACCACTTCGGATTGCGCAATTTGCGTGTCGGAGAGTTCACGCACGACGGTGACATCGGCGGAGAGGTTTTCGGGGAGAGCGGCGATGAACCGTTCGAGTTCTGATTTTGCGGGTATGGCCTGGACTTGGAGGAAATCATTGGCCGAGGTGTTTCGGGGTAATTTCACGAGGTTTTGAGAACCGAGCAGGAGGCCAAAGGTCAGTGATAAGATACCCGGATTGGCGAGATTCCCGGAGCAGATATGCAAAATGCTCTGGGGAGGCCGGGCGCGTTTAGAGATTCCGCGAGGGTAAGGGACAAATTGCTCTAAGTCCGCCGGTTAACCGAGTTCGGCATCGAGCAGGGAGAGCAAATCTCCCGGGGCAATCTGCCCGAGCTGCGGGAAACCCGACAGGATACCGGCCAAAAGTGTGGCGCGTTCGGATGTGGAGGGGCGGCTCATGATTTTTTGCCTTTCTCGATCAAATCATCGGCGGCGATGGAGCAACCGCGTGTTTCGGCGCGGTTCACACGCCCGAGGAGAGAGAATCCGGTTTCATGGCGGACGGCGGCGTCCTCGGTTTGGATCGCGATGACAGAGCCTCGATTGGTCAGGTCAAAAATCCGCACGAGCCCGGTGTGTCCGGTGGCGACCTCTTGGCCGTTACTGGGCGAGACAATTTGCACGCGTGCCCAGGGTGGGACGGTGTGGATGCCCCCGGACCCACGGGAATAAAACTGGACCCCGAGCTCGGTCATACCGTATTCATTAAAGATATTCTCGTCCGGTATCCCGAGTGTGGACGTGAGGGATGCATAAAGCTCCGCTTTGGTTAATTCCCGGGATTTACCTTTATAACCGCCGGTTTCCATGACGAGACTACCTGCGGGCAGCTTGAGGGATTCCCCACGCTTTTGGAGTGCATCCATCAAATGGACAAAGGCAAAAGCGGTTCCCATGACAAAAAGGGGTTCCTTAAAATCGACAGCCATTTTCATGGCATCAATAAAAGCTTGGATCATCAGCCCGTCGGGATTCCAAAAGAAAAAGGAGCCGCGTGGCGCAAATTGCGCAGACCAGACATCGAGCATGTGAGAGAGAGAGGAATGGGGAGCCAATGCCGGGGAGGCCGCGAGAATGGCAAAATTAAGCGGGGCAAATGGCGCGAACGTGCGGTGATAACCCTCTAGACAGGAAATCTCGTAGAGTTCGAGTGTGTCCAGATAATGTTT
The sequence above is a segment of the Verrucomicrobiota bacterium genome. Coding sequences within it:
- the queD gene encoding 6-carboxytetrahydropterin synthase QueD, producing MKIKLEKDFFFEAAHKLPNVPPEHKCARLHGHSYKAQIMIEGEIDPVSGWFMDHSELSAIAKPIIDGQLDHRYLNDIPGLENPTFENISQWLWNRLKPQLPGLTRITLHETPTSRCIFEGPR